TGGTCATATTTTTATACCCTGCTCCAGCCAGAGCAGCTGCGCAAGTGTCAAGATTGGCGTCAAAGCAATTGGTGTATTCAACACCATCTTTGTCCTTAAGAGGATTGCTCACACCATCAAAAAAGGCGTAGTCAAAAGGGAACGCACCATTTCCATAGAAAAGACTAAGAAAAGGATAAATATTGACCATGAAAGGGGCGTTGTTTTTGTTCAATATCTTAAGAATGTAGTTGAGAGGATCGACGATGTCAGAGCGAAAAAACCCAGCAGAAGGGACAGGATTCCAGCTTGGTGACAAGTAAACATCAGCATTTAAAGGTACAGTGGCCTTGGTGGTGTCACCAAGTCCAGCATCATTTAGTGCATTTTGGATGTTCTCTAATGCTGGCCCTGTCACATTTGTTAGTGTGTCTTTATAATCTCTCAAAAATGGCTCATTTCCAACACCTATAAGTCTGCaccaattaataaataaatataacttttCATGTTTCATTGAATTTATGGATATATGACAAACATATTTGGTAAAAAGATACACTTACGTGATATTAACACCTTTAGGAGACTTAGGGTCATAACGAATGACATTTTCTTTTACCCATTTCTTGGCTACATCGGGATTGACCAGATCCTTGAGGAGTTGATTGGAAATGCCAATCATGACCTCAATGCCAGTTCCTGTTAAGGCATTCAAGATAGTTTCATCATTATTGAAAAGCTTCACTTTCTTAATGCCATTTTCTTGCAACATTTTGACCACATCTTTAGGAGGCAACTTGTGGGAGGAGATGTCACCCCAGTTCACCCCAAGACCTTCTACATTGTGCCCCAAAAACACCAACAGGATT
This sequence is a window from Solanum dulcamara chromosome 10, daSolDulc1.2, whole genome shotgun sequence. Protein-coding genes within it:
- the LOC129870041 gene encoding glucan endo-1,3-beta-glucosidase 8-like, encoding MGNLLMNIFPVILLVFLGHNVEGLGVNWGDISSHKLPPKDVVKMLQENGIKKVKLFNNDETILNALTGTGIEVMIGISNQLLKDLVNPDVAKKWVKENVIRYDPKSPKGVNITLIGVGNEPFLRDYKDTLTNVTGPALENIQNALNDAGLGDTTKATVPLNADVYLSPSWNPVPSAGFFRSDIVDPLNYILKILNKNNAPFMVNIYPFLSLFYGNGAFPFDYAFFDGVSNPLKDKDGVEYTNCFDANLDTCAAALAGAGYKNMTIMVGEMGWPTDGNPYANVTLAEKFYKGFVSYLAKGKGSPRRPGTIEAYLFALFDEDRKSTLPGNFETHWGLYYEDGTPKLPLDFHGKKKTLVPVPNVEKLSKKWCVIKPDVKNFTDLMTYACDRADCTPLTNGSSCQNLSDAAKASYAVNAYFQYQQQKDESCDFEGKAIVTTKDPSDRTCNFTIGFKTLTPLAPSPSPLPSSDHSSSSDAKAPSSSSTSPSSPKSTFASMGIIFLVSLFFM